The Kogia breviceps isolate mKogBre1 chromosome 19, mKogBre1 haplotype 1, whole genome shotgun sequence genome contains the following window.
TTGGGGTTGGGGATGATGGGGAGGAAATAGTCAGGAGGCGTGGGAGGTGGTAAGTGGTGTCAAAGACTTAAGGAATCAAAGTTTTAATATGTAAGGGGGGAGGGAGGTTAGAGGGTCAGCATTACAGATTCAAGGAATTAGAACAGGAGTCAAAGGGGCCAGGAATCAGTCACTACATCAGACAGGATTAGATGGTTAGAGGGCTTTAGAACTTAATCTATTATCATCAAGGTAAGAGGGTTTGGGAGGAAGGGTCGAAGGTCAAAGGGAAGTTTCATGGGGTAGGGTCAGAGGGTGGGACAGTGGTGGTTTCTGCTTCATGGGGTGAATGAGATATGAGGAACGTGATTTGTGGGACCGGGGGTAAGGACTTTTGTGGACTATACACGGGCCAGGGCCCCAGAGAGGGTGCTATTAGCAATACGGCAGGTGTGTGGGTCAGCGAAGCAGTTCCGCCCTGTGGAGGGCACGTGGCACAGTCTCACGgagactggggggtgggggggaaggtccCTCCCTTAGGCACTGATGTGAATGCTACTGGGCATGGATGAGGGTTGGCTGCACGAATCCTAGAGGCTAAAAACCAAGGGGGTACCAGGTGGGTCGGGgtggggtcagaggtcagagggGGGTGGTTCAGAGGGTAAAGGGGTCAGAGGGGTGGGAAGATTTTGAGGGGTGCGGGGTGAAGACTTACGCAGCGTTGTGGGCCCTCCCCCGCGCGGGGCCGCCGCGGCCCTTACCCTTGTGCAGCACGGCGTTGGCCGGCTTGTTCCCCGCCAGCGACTCCTTGGAGAGGTGCTGGTGGCTCTCGGCCAGGCACTCGGCCTCGGCGAAGCGGGCGTGGAGGGCCATGGCGGGGTGCGCCGGCTCCTGTGATAGGTTCAGGTAGGCCGCCCGCCGCAGCTGCTCCTCAATCACCAGCGCCTGCTCCAGGAGCTAAGGGCGCGGGGAGGGGGTGAGTGCAGGGACCCGCCAGCAGCAAGCACGCAGCTCGGGGCTGGAGGCCCTCACTGCCCTCACCACCGGCCCGGACCCCCAGCTCCACTCCAACACTGGCTGCGACCCCGATCCGGGCACAGGGCCAAACACAAGGTGACCCTCTGGTCTCTGCCTCAAGCATCGCCTCAACCCTCAAGGTGTTAACCTTGCCTACATTCCAGCCAGATCCCGTCCCACTTGTGACCCAAGCCCCTGTTCAACACTGCTCCTTTCCTCCCTCATCCTCACCTTGAATCTCCGGGCCAGGAACTTATTTTTCATCTCCAGAAAGTTCCCCTTATTGGCTTCAGTTTTAAATGGCTCGTTGATAATGGCAAACTGGGCATCATTCTGGATGTCCTGCCACCGTGCGTAGCCATGGCTGCCAAGGAAGGAAGTGGACCATCAAGGAATTCAACAGGGCTAGGCTGGGCTGTGAACACGCCTCCCTTTTGGCCTGGTCGCCCCAAAGTGTGGCACTAGGCCCCCTTCCCTAAGTGCGGACTCATCTTCTCTGTAGTTCCCCTCTCTCCAGGTtgagagaacattttttttttcttgcatttgtATCCAAGGATACAGGACAATCCCAGCCAGAAGCCAATAGTCATGTCTTCGGTGCCAGATCTCATTGAGTTTCCCCGAGGAAATAGCTGCCCGTTCCTCATTCTGCCACAGCGTGTGGAGCTCTGAAAAGAGGACAGAAGACCGATGAGGCATCCAGAGTTTGTGAAGCACATCCAGCCCAGAGGACTGGtacagaggagggaactgaaCAGTGGGACAGGACTAAGGGCTTTTCAGGAGGAACAGGGCAGGGTTAGGTGAGGGGTTAGGAATAAAACTAGTTACAAACAAGGTTCAAGTTAGGATTAAGAGTGCAGGTAGGATTAAGGCAGCTCTGGAGTTAGGAGTACACTTAAGGAGGGCCAAGGGCAAGGATCAGAGACAGCGTGCACCATTCCATTGGCAGTTACTTGGAATTAAAGGCGGAAGGAGGCCTCAGGCCCAAAGAGAAACCCCATGAGGATGAGCTAACCCCAGTGAGGAGCAGAGGGCAGTGAGGACGccccacctgtgaagccaccatcTGCAATATTGAACATGAACCGCGgcttctctgccttctcctcaCGTCGCCCGTTGGACCGCAGCTCGTCTCGAGGAGGTCCAGGTCGAAGCTCCCGGTCCCCTTTTACATCTTCTGCTACGGCAGATGGGGCAGAGCTCACACCTCAGGAGAGTCTCCTCCCAGGTCCCAAGACTACACTCTGTAGTGTACTGGCCCCTGGAACAGCTACCCACCCAGGACCCAGGCATTTGGTTCCCAAgactccacctcccctccccggaTTCCCTCGGGGAGCCAGGTGTCCGGTCCTCCCTCCCGTTACCTCTCTTGCCCAAATCCCCCGTCTCCCCCTCCGGCCTCTCCCTGTGTTCCTGTCCATCCATcggcttctcctcccccctctctcctgGTGTCGACTCCGTGGCTGTGGGAGGGGGTAGGGGACAGGAAGGGAGGATGTCACCCTCATCCCCTGACCCCAGAAGAGGGAACCCCCAAATTCTAAGCCCCCCATCACCCCTAAGGCCATGCACCCACCTGACTTCTCTCTGTCCCCACGGTACCCAGGTTCAGGCTCCATCTCTCCAGGTACCCCTGGCACCTCATCCTCTAGAGGAATCTTCCTTGGCTCCAGCCGCTCCCCAGGtgatggggctgggctgggggtatCAGCCTAAAAGAGGACAAAGGAGTCAGGATGAAGTGGCGGCTCCTAGGCACCAGCCTCCATGACTCCCTCCCCTCAAAGGGAGCCAGGTAGCCACACACCTCTGTTTCCATCTTCTCCCCAGCTTTGCTATTCTTCTCTGGCCTCTCCTCCTGGTTTTCTGCTTCATCCTTCTCCAGAGGTGTCCTCACGCCGTCTCCTTTCTCACTGGGGGCTGGAGTAGCTGCAGGGGGGTAAGGCAGAGTGAGGCGGGCAAACTCCcgccccaaccccagcccctcgGCGGCTAACGGACACTGGCCCCATCTGTCTCTCCCGCCATCCTGAGCTGATTACCGGGTTTTGAGGTGCAAGGACTGTTTGCGGCAGAAGCCTCAGGAGTGGTGGGAGACGTTTTGGTAGGAGAGGAGGCTCTGGAGGAGCGCTTGGAGTCGGCACTGGGGTCGGGCACCAGCTCCGGCACAGACCAGCGCCCGTTGATGTGCTCGAACTCCTGAACCTGGAGGCGCGGGGAAGCCGTAGGGACGGGGATCAGCTCCAGCGACCGGACACAGAGCAAGCCCCAGCGCTTCCCCCTGTCTCGCACCAGCGGGAGTCCGGAACTCAGGGACGAGAGGCAgaggagcacagggtctaggcggCCAGCCTCTTTGGCTGAGGGGAAGACGGATACCTTCTTCTTGACGAGAGACATGACTCCAATGCGGGTCAACACTTGCTGGCGACTCAGTCCCTCCCGAGGGACCCCGTCAGCAAAGGTTTCAGAGCCGTCTGCCCCGGGCTCACAGAGATGGCGCATGAACAAAGACACATAGGCCCTAAGGAGCACGGGGGTAGGAGGTGGGTTAGGAGAGCCTTAGAGGGGACAGGGCAGTAAAGGGGGCACAGGGATTACTGAACCCGAAAGCTCCCGGGTGCCTCCAGGGCTCCTCCCCTGGGCCTCTCGATCTCACCGTCACCTGTCCTCCAAATCCGAactcccccagctgcccccgcccccctgcATCTCCACAGTCCCCTTGGCCTTGGTTACTTCATTCCTAGGCCCCATCAGTCAGCTCTTCATCCTTCCCACCAGCTCCCCTGCCAGGTTATCGTGGTCAAATAAATGTGAGGCAAGGACAGCCCAGGTGAGGCTCCGGTCTCGACTGCCTCTCCCACTGGGGAGGGAAGCCCAGCCGCCCTGCTCTAGGCTCATcagaggggaggtggggcaggCTGAGCCCACCCCCCAGGAAACTGAGCCAGGAAACACCGTCTGGCAGGGAGTACGGTGATCAGCTGAGTAAGGTCACATCATATGGTGGCCAAGAGGAAGGCAGTAACACCCAAAGTTTTCACCCTTCCATCCAACTCAGCCCTGTATCACCCGCACTCACTTGAACTCTTTTTCAGTCTTGCCCCTGAGGTCCCGCACCAGCCACTGGGTGGTGAAGGCGTCCTGTGGGGGCATGCCCCAGCGCATCACAGCATTGAGGAAGGCCTTCCGCTGACGGGTGTTGAATCCCAACACCTGATGATGGGGGCAAGGAGGGAGCGGGCAGTGAATGTCCAGGATCTCATTTCTTGGTCTGTTCTACCCTCAGTGACTCAGCTTCAATTTCCTGCATTCTCTCCTCAGGGGCCTAGGCCAGCTCTCACCTCAATGTTGCCCCCAACTCGAGCCAGCAGTGGAGGCAGTGGCTTATCCTTTTCGTTCCGGAGCTGCCTCTTGGACTGTCGACGCCCTGGGTGGGGAGATGGTGACCCCGGTTAGTAGAGCTGCCACCTCCTCCCCGCCTCACTCTTTCCTAGCCCTCCATTCTCACAAGATACAGAACACAGGAAAGgcctgtgtcagctctgaggcgCTTCTAATTTTCTTCCCAGCGCATTCAGAGCTACTAACCCAATAGGTCCAAAAGAATCGAGTCACACTAAAAAATCAGTTGCACCCGTATGATGCAAGCAagattactggtgggaatgtaaaatgctgtgACCTTTCTTGATCTTTCATCTAGGTGTCTAAGCCTGCGTGGTTATATACTCCCAATTTTAACAGTGGTGAGATTATagatacttcttcctttctgcttaCCTGCAATCTTTACTTTTTCTACAAATGAGCATTTTGTATAAAAATAGTGGGCTTACTAGACAATGGGAAGTGAAATGGGAAGAGGTGTGGTAGAAAGACGAGAGAACAGACGCCACCTTCAGGACGCTCATCAAAgtcttcatcctcctcctctgAGCCCACTGAGTATTCTGACTGGTTATCTGCGAGGGGAAGGGCTCAGTGGTCAGTGGTGGCTCCCTGGATAAGCCCAGGCCGGGGCCCTTGTGTCTGGACGCCTCCCCTCGGAGACTTCTGCACCTTCGCTCTGGCCTCGGCCCCCCTAGGGATGCTGGATGACTGCCTGCAGCCTGACTCAGGACCACACACCATGTCCACTCACCCACCTGCCTCCTGACTCCTGCACAGCCCACTCTAAACAGGGACCCCTGGGTGTCCACCCGAGCCCTCTGAGAGTGCTAGATAGCCGAGGTCACCTGCAAATCCACCTGGCCTCCGAGTAGCTCCCAGTGTCCCTCCCTAATCTCTTTCCACTTGGCAGGGAAGGCCCTGACTTCTAAGCCCCTCCTTTCCTCTAAATGCCCCCAGCTCCAAGCTCCTTCCCAGTGCTCTCCCCTTCCCAACTCCTCCGTCAGGGGCGGCCCTCACCTTGGTCCTCCTGCGCGGCGTCGTTGTAGTTAACCTGCTTGCGGACCCTCTTGCCTTTGCCGAGGTTTCGGGCCAGGTCTTCCTGCTGCTGCTCGTAGTGGTGTCTCAGCAGCTTCTCCCAGTAGTCGGGATCCACGTTCTCCTCCTGCTTGATGATCTCTCGTTCAATTTCCTCAATCTGAAGGGCAGCAGGACGAACGCTGAAGGCCTCCCCTTCCAGTCCTTCCACCCTGACAAAATCCCTACTCGCCCGACAAAATCCCTACTCGCCCGACCAAATCCCTACTCGCCCGACAAAATCCCTACTCGCCCGACAAAATCCCTACTCGCCCGACCAAATCCCTACTCGCCCGACCAAATCCCTACTCGCCCGACAAAATCCCTACTCGCCTGACCAAATCCCTACTCGCCTGACCAAATCCCTACTCGCCTGCCTCCACCCAGCCCTAGACCTCGTCACTGTGTGTAAGTTTTCCTTACCTCTTACCTGCAATATACTTCTCCTCCTCGTTATTTCCCTCTTTTCCAAACCTCTCCTCTAGTGCCCTCTGTGTCCCTCCCACTCTGACTCAGAAGGTCCCCTCCCGAGTTTATCACCACTTTCTCTGCCTAAGTTTTCTCCAAAGTCCAGTCTCATCCTTTAGACCAAGAAGTTGTCTGAGGTCCACTGCCGCTCTTTGATGGGCACCGGGGTAAGAGATCAGATAAAAAACAAGCGCGAAGGGGGAGCCTCCAACTTCAAGCTCTGGTCAAGGACGTCGGACACCACCCTTCAGAGATGGCCCGGGATGGACAGCGTCTGGCCCCAAGCCTCTCACCTTGTCTTCCTCCCTCACCACGTACTGGGCCACCTTGAAGGAGCTGAGATACTCGTTCATGTTCTGCACATCAGTGTCCTCAGTTGCATCCTGGTTCCGGTCCAAGAGCCGAGCGATGGCCTCGTTGTCATAGTGAATCACACTGCTGTCCTCCTCCTTGTTCTCCCCTGGTGGAGTTGGGGAACGAGAGGGGACTCTGAGCTCTAACCAGAACCTCAGGCAGAACTTTAGAGAGATCAGAGGAAAGCCTTCCCCTCTGCTTCCTCTTCACAGGAGCTCTGGAGGAGAAGGCCCTTTCCCTGGACGTACATCTACACAGAGATTTGCTGTTGTTTTCAACCTTACAGGTAAGGAAAGAAGCCAACCCTCCTCCAAGGATGCAGAGAAGACGTTTTCCTCAGGGGGTTTCAGAAGAGAAGTGCTCATAGACAGCAAAGACCTGCTTACAGGGAGCTGCAGAAAAGGCTCTCACCCTCATTTTCATCCTTAAATAGCTCCTCGGTGCCAAATTTGAGGATGTCATCCAGCTCCTGCTTGGACATGGAGCCCGCCTTGGAGCCCAGCCCAGGCCGCACCACCAGATGTGTCAGCATCATCTTCCTCTTGGCCACCTGTGTGATTCGCTCTTCCACTGATGCGCGAGTCACAAACCGGTAAATCATCACTTTGTTGGCCTGGCCGATCCGATGAGCACGGCTGAAGGCCTGCAGGGGCCGGAAAGTGGGGATGCGCCAGGGGAATGGCAGGGGAGACACCCCCTACATGCTCTGGAAAAGAGGCTGACAAGGAAGGGTCTTCTACCCACCAAGACGTTTATTTCTGACCCCAGGACAGACAGACACATCTCCTTGCTCAAAGGGGCTCCAGGAGGCGTGTTCTCACCTGGATATCGTTATGGGGGTTCCAGTCTGAATCAAAGATGATGACAGTGTCGGCAGTGGCCAGATTGATGCCCAGGCCTCCAGCGCGGGTGGACAGGAGGAAGCAGAACTGTTGGGCCCCAGGAGCTAGGAGGCAAGAAGCAGGAGATCAGGCCTTTCTTGTACCCAGCAGGTCTGTCCACCTGCACCTAGATGTTCCCTGACGACAAACAATGACGCCCTCAACTCAAAAGCCCAGGTGGCTGATATCCTCCCAGGCTGGCACCCTCGCAGCCCAGGGACCGAGGCACAGGTTTCTGGGGCCTCCCACACCCAGCAGGGACCAAGGCCCCCCCTTACCGTTGAAGCGGTCGATGGCCTCCTGCCTCAGGGCACCAGTGATGCCGCCGTCAATGCGCTCATACTTGTAGCCTTCGTAGTCTAAGAAGTCCTCTAGCAAGTCTAACATCTTGGTCATCTAGAGCAAGAGAAAAGGCAGGAGTCTAGAACGACGAGGCAGTGGGATGCGCCCTGTCTGTCCTGACTACCTCTTTATTCTCTCTCAACCCCAGTCCTTACACTGTACCCCTGCCCTGTCATATACCACCCCCCAGATGcttcctccacccccagctcctcctgggacattcttgtcattcttttttttttttttttttttttttcggtacgtgggcctctcactgttgtggcctctcccattgcggagcacaggctccggacgcgcaggctcagcggccacggctcacgggcccagccgctccgcggcatgtgggatcttcccggaccgtggcacgaacccgtgtcccctgcactggcaggcggactctcaaccactgcgccaccagggaagcccctctctctctTGATTTAAGGCCATTTCTCCTAAGGCAGAGGTTCTCCTCTGACACCCATGACAAGGTTTCAGGGAAATCTATGAATCCCCTGAAAATGTGTACAAGATTGTCTAGCTGTGTGTGCTGTTCTCCGGAGAACAGACCCACAGCTTGCAGCAGATTTCCAAAAGGTCAgtgctctcctcccttccccaataAGGTTAAGAAACAGTACCAGTCCCAGAGACGACCTTTAGGAGGCAGACGGCTCACCCTTCCCCTCCGCCCCTTTTGGCGTACAGGGACTGGACTACAACGTCCAACAGCCTTAATTAAGAACAGGGATCAGAGACCAGGATGCACTTGGCTACACCGGGAACTCTTAGGGGTGTAATTGCCCAACCTTGCATCCCGTGGCAACCACAGGAACGAGATAAGCGATTATCTGATGGTGAGAAAGAGCTAGAGGGACGGGTCACCTGCGAGAAGATGAGCACTCTGTGTCCTTGCTCCTTCAGCTTCCGCAGCATCTTCTGCAGTAGCATGAGCTTCCCAGATGCCTTAATAAGTGCCCCACCCTCATATGCCCCACTGGGAAGTTTGGGGGACTCctgaaaagaaggcaggaaaaaaggaGAGGGTCAGTCAACACGCCCCCGTATTCTGACTATGCCTAGAAAGCTGGAGGCCCAAATCCAGGCTCCACATCTTTACAATTCCTACTCTTCTCAGAAATCTAGTCTCTGGCCCTCCAGCCCAACTCCAGCCCTGTGCTCAACTGCCCATGTTTCCAAAGAGCCAGGCGTTTCACAGTCCCCCAGCTCCCGTATCTACCATAGCAGCCACAGGAAAGAGATATGGATGGTTGCAGCACTTCTTAAGATCCATCATGATGTTAAGCAACGACACTTGGTTCCCACCTCCTCGTGAATTCAAGGCCTCAAAATTTCGGGTCAGGATATACTTGTAGTATTTCCTAAAGCCCAAGGCAGGGGCATAGAAGAGACACAATAAAGGAAGCAATTATGATGTTGCATTTGGGCACCAACTCTTGGAAAGCTGCCACCAAATCCTCAACCCTGGTCCAGGTAACCCGCCTTGCATCTCACTTCTGCATGGGACTCAGCTCCACGCGGACGATGAGCTCTGTCTTGGCCGGCATATTCTTAAAGACATCAGCCTTGAGCCTCCTCAGCATATGTGGCCCCAGCAAGTCATGAAGTTTCTTAATCTGGTCTTCTTTGGATATGTCGGCaaactcctccaggaagccttccagatTGCTAgtagccagaaggagaaaaggaaatgagtaGGCGTCAGGTTCTTTGCCCCTGACCTCAGGCTCTATTCTTCATTTCAGATGAATCCTCCTCCCACTCATCTTCTCAGTCCCTCCACGTCTCCTCTCTGCAGGCCACCCTAACGGAGCCACTTACTTAAACCTCTCTGGGGTGAGGAAGTTCAGCAGATGGAAGAGCTCCTCCAGATTATTCTGCAATGGAGTCCCTGTCAGCAGCAACTTATGATCTATCTTGTAGCCATTGAGGACCCTGAAAAACTAGAAAATGGGGCAAggaaaggcagaggaaagggCCCATCAGTGGCAAGTGGCTGGCCCACAGTTAATCACCTTTCCCTGCCTCTAGCTCCTATTTCCTTCAGGATCAGAGGCCCTCACATccctagtcctctccctcttccaaCCTGGACTTCTCCCCAGACTTATTCCCAGGCTTCCTGCCTCCCTGATTGCAGAAAGTCCCTGCAACTGTATTTTTTAGGACTAGGGCAAGTAGGAGTCCACAGCCTCAAGTTTCTGAGGCCTGGGTATCTCACTCACCTTGGACTGGTTGTTCTTGAGCCGATGGGCCTCATCCACCACGAGACAGGCCCAGCGGATGGAGCCAAGAGCTGCCTGGTCAATGGTGATCAGCTCATACGATGTCAGCAGAACGTGGAACTTCACTTGTGCCTCCCTCTGCCAACACAACCGTTGTCCACTTGGCTGCCACCCCACACCCAAGCGTCTAGGCCTCCACCCCCACTCTCCACGCAGACACCCAGTCCCAACTGAGACTCCCAAAGGGAGCCCGTTGTCCTGTCCTCCAACTTTGACTCCATGCAGGGACTTCTGAATGTGGCCCCCAAACTTGTACCACCTGTCCAGGATGCACAGATCCCTGCACACCCCTGCGAGTACCCACTACATCTGCAGGACTGGAGTGCCGAGGTGTGAGGGAaggtggaggaaaggagggagaaagctGAATGGGGAATAAAGGAACTGAAGTCCTGGTTGGGGCAACGAAACGACAGATCTGAGGACTTTAGAGGACATGAGATAGAGGGGCTTACCTTCATCTTAAAAGCTTTCTTGCCACCTTTGATGGCATTGTCTTCAAAGGAAAACTCATTCTCACGAATGATGGCTCGGCTGTCCTTGTCACCCGTGTATGTCACCACATAGAACTTGGGTGCCCACATCTGGAACTCCCGCTCCCAGTTAATGATGGTGGAGAGAGGGGCGCTCACCAGGAAGGGACCCTTTGTGTGGCCCTGGGAGTCGAGGGTGGGGGACCTTTAGTCTAGGCTCACGGTCATACAACCCGGTCCGCTGCCTgccgtccccctccccccagttctctgccctcaccctccaCTCCCACCTTCCCCAGTCCAGGCTAGGCCTCAGCACGGCTGTCCCCCTCAGGGCCCGAGAGTCTAGCACCTCCTTATACAGTGAGTAGAGGAAGACGATGGTTTGTATGGTCTTGCCCAGTCCCATCTCATCAGCCAGAATGGTGTCAGTGCCCTGGGCCCACGAGAAGCGTAGCCAGTTCAAGCCCTCCAGCTGATACATGTGCAGTGTGCCTCCAGTGGCTGTGATGAACCGTGGCTGAGTCTCGTATTTCACTGTAGGCTGTAGAAGCAAGAAGTCAGGAAGCTCAGGGGAACCATCAGCTGCTCCTCCGGTCttggcctcctcctcccctctccccggcACTGATATCAAATGGGATTACAAGTCCCTCTCCTATGGCCTGAGCTTATGAATGTTTGAGTCTGCGGTGCCTCCCCCTCATTCCTTAAAACAATACCCAGAAGCACTGTGGGGAAGGAAACTGGTAGAAGAGCCCTGTGTGCTGCTGTCTCTAGCAGCTCTCACTCCTGTGCCAAAATTCCTAGCACTCTTGGGGCAAAGCTGAACACTGAAGCAAGAGCTACTGTTGAAAGAAGCTGTTGAAACTCTGGGAAGTTCTGTCAGAAGCCCCCAGGAAATCTTCAATCACCATGGCTCCAGAAATGGGAGACAGGCCAAGTGAGAGGACTTACATCATTAGTAGGAGAGCTGGGAGGCCCATCACCCTGCagctccttcttcttcttcttatactTGCGGGGCTGGGCGGGGTCCTCCCCCATAATTAGTTCTCTGGGAAAAGAGTGGGTCTGAGTGAGACCTGGTCCTTGGACCCACCCCGTCCTTCTGAACCCACTCCAGACCTAGCTCCCACTTTCCATAACCGGGATTTTCTCACACTCCCTTTCTCCCAGGTTCTTTACCCTCACCCCTTGGAATTCAGCTCTAAAGCCAACCCTCCCCACTCCTCGGCATCGTCACCCCTATTACTCAGGCTAgatcttctttctgttcctcacacTGCCTCCTTCCCGACCCCACCGCAAACAACCCAGCCCAGGCCCCCACTGCCCTCAATTCTAGATTGGGTCTGTCCCTACTGCATCTCATTT
Protein-coding sequences here:
- the CHD3 gene encoding chromodomain-helicase-DNA-binding protein 3 isoform X2, with protein sequence MASPLRDEEEEEEEMVVSEEEEEEEEEGDEEEEEVEAADEDYEEDDDEGVLGRGPGHDRGRDRHSPPGCHLFPPPPPPLPPPPPPPPPPPPDKDDIRLLPSALGVKKRKRGPKKQKENKPGKPRKRKKLDSEEEFGSERDEYREKSESGGSEYGTGPGRKRRRKHREKKEKKTKRRKKGEGDGGQKQVEQKSSATLLLTWGLEDVEHVFSEEDYHTLTNYKAFSQFMRPLIAKKNPKIPMSKMMTILGAKWREFSANNPFKGSAAAVAAAAAAAAAAVAEQVSAAVSSATPIAPSGPPALPPPPAADIQPPPIRRAKTKEGKGPGHKRRSKSPRVPDGRKKLRGKKMAPLKIKLGLLGSKRKKGGSYVFQSDEGPEPEAEESDLDSGSVHSASGRPDGPVRTKKLKRGRPGRKKKKVLGCPAVAGEEEVDGYETDHQDYCEVCQQGGEIILCDTCPRAYHLVCLDPELDRAPEGKWSCPHCEKEGVQWEAKEEEEDYEEEGEEEGEKEEEDDHMEYCRVCKDGGELLCCDACISSYHIHCLNPPLPDIPNGEWLCPRCTCPVLKGRVQKILHWRWGEPPVAVPAPQQADGNPDAPPARPLQGRSEREFFVKWVGLSYWHCSWAKELQLEIFHLVMYRNYQRKNDMDEPPPLDYGSGEDDGKSDKRKVKDPHYAEMEEKYYRFGIKPEWMTVHRIINHTVDKKGNYHYLVKWRDLPYDQSTWEEDEMNIPEYEDHKQSYWRHRELIMGEDPAQPRKYKKKKKELQGDGPPSSPTNDPTVKYETQPRFITATGGTLHMYQLEGLNWLRFSWAQGTDTILADEMGLGKTIQTIVFLYSLYKEGHTKGPFLVSAPLSTIINWEREFQMWAPKFYVVTYTGDKDSRAIIRENEFSFEDNAIKGGKKAFKMKREAQVKFHVLLTSYELITIDQAALGSIRWACLVVDEAHRLKNNQSKFFRVLNGYKIDHKLLLTGTPLQNNLEELFHLLNFLTPERFNNLEGFLEEFADISKEDQIKKLHDLLGPHMLRRLKADVFKNMPAKTELIVRVELSPMQKKYYKYILTRNFEALNSRGGGNQVSLLNIMMDLKKCCNHPYLFPVAAMESPKLPSGAYEGGALIKASGKLMLLQKMLRKLKEQGHRVLIFSQMTKMLDLLEDFLDYEGYKYERIDGGITGALRQEAIDRFNAPGAQQFCFLLSTRAGGLGINLATADTVIIFDSDWNPHNDIQAFSRAHRIGQANKVMIYRFVTRASVEERITQVAKRKMMLTHLVVRPGLGSKAGSMSKQELDDILKFGTEELFKDENEGENKEEDSSVIHYDNEAIARLLDRNQDATEDTDVQNMNEYLSSFKVAQYVVREEDKIEEIEREIIKQEENVDPDYWEKLLRHHYEQQQEDLARNLGKGKRVRKQVNYNDAAQEDQDNQSEYSVGSEEEDEDFDERPEGGVCSLVFLPHLFPFHFPLSRRRQSKRQLRNEKDKPLPPLLARVGGNIEVLGFNTRQRKAFLNAVMRWGMPPQDAFTTQWLVRDLRGKTEKEFKAYVSLFMRHLCEPGADGSETFADGVPREGLSRQQVLTRIGVMSLVKKKVQEFEHINGRWSVPELVPDPSADSKRSSRASSPTKTSPTTPEASAANSPCTSKPATPAPSEKGDGVRTPLEKDEAENQEERPEKNSKAGEKMETEADTPSPAPSPGERLEPRKIPLEDEVPGVPGEMEPEPGYRGDREKSATESTPGERGEEKPMDGQEHRERPEGETGDLGKREDVKGDRELRPGPPRDELRSNGRREEKAEKPRFMFNIADGGFTELHTLWQNEERAAISSGKLNEIWHRRHDYWLLAGIVLHGYARWQDIQNDAQFAIINEPFKTEANKGNFLEMKNKFLARRFKLLEQALVIEEQLRRAAYLNLSQEPAHPAMALHARFAEAECLAESHQHLSKESLAGNKPANAVLHKGKGRGGPARGRAHNAASEPAGGVAERHEGGRDPPASHAVPNTPHRSPPSDVRAQHPQPAGQQGHGASPHTGFPPGSIRYTSGVRGGLQRRTRRGPGRRRRQLQPDACRVLHHSRHQRPSSAGEEGEGNGGGIGVRRAGSEGAPSRGGDLYRRLTGSQACPSPRPRPRGRPPAQALGPAASPPPSPPLGPPLG